A genomic stretch from Antarcticibacterium flavum includes:
- a CDS encoding DUF4179 domain-containing protein → MKYKDIDELFEGLDFDVAEPASGHEDRFLQRLKEKQKKPAPGGKLRMLWSPIAAVAAGLVLIILIGGNLMGSYSLTNSADLAGISPEMKETHQFYTSLITTELAKIEEAKTPETEALVNDALAQLEKLDNDYEKLKKDLKTSGQDKRVIFAMVSNLQQRIDLLNNVLTHIENIKELKNPNNENNII, encoded by the coding sequence ATGAAGTATAAAGATATAGATGAGCTATTTGAAGGATTGGACTTCGATGTAGCTGAACCTGCCTCCGGGCACGAAGACAGGTTCCTGCAAAGGCTCAAAGAGAAACAGAAAAAACCTGCCCCCGGCGGGAAACTAAGGATGTTGTGGAGCCCAATTGCTGCAGTTGCTGCAGGTCTGGTGCTCATTATCCTAATTGGCGGTAATCTGATGGGATCCTATTCCCTTACCAACTCTGCCGACCTGGCCGGTATATCCCCCGAGATGAAAGAAACACACCAATTCTATACTTCTCTTATCACGACCGAACTGGCAAAAATTGAAGAAGCCAAAACTCCTGAGACTGAAGCTTTGGTAAATGATGCCCTGGCACAGCTGGAAAAGCTGGACAATGATTATGAAAAATTGAAAAAAGACCTTAAAACCAGCGGGCAGGATAAACGGGTCATTTTCGCAATGGTATCAAACCTGCAACAACGAATTGACCTCCTGAATAATGTTTTAACGCACATAGAAAATATTAAAGAACTTAAAAACCCTAACAATGAGAACAACATTATATAA
- the msrB gene encoding peptide-methionine (R)-S-oxide reductase MsrB, with translation MKKYNIEKSEAEWKEQLGEDRYRILRQKGTEAPHSGEYNLHFDEGEYKCAACNTKLFESDSKFESGCGWPSFDEAIEGSIEYVQDKTFGMIRTEILCANCGSHLGHVFDDGPTDTGQRYCVNSASINFNK, from the coding sequence ATGAAAAAGTATAATATAGAAAAGTCTGAGGCTGAATGGAAAGAACAACTGGGCGAGGACAGGTATCGTATCCTTCGCCAAAAAGGTACAGAGGCGCCCCACAGTGGAGAATATAACCTTCACTTTGACGAAGGGGAATATAAATGTGCAGCCTGTAATACAAAGCTATTTGAGAGCGATTCAAAATTTGAGAGCGGCTGTGGCTGGCCCAGTTTTGATGAAGCAATTGAAGGAAGCATAGAATATGTCCAGGACAAGACTTTTGGAATGATACGCACAGAGATACTTTGCGCCAATTGTGGCAGCCACCTGGGACATGTCTTTGACGATGGCCCTACAGATACCGGCCAGCGCTACTGCGTGAATTCGGCCAGTATAAATTTCAATAAATAA
- a CDS encoding porin family protein, which produces MMIKRIFLIFTLCLLGLQLQAQEYFKVGLKGGVNISGFAGKDAIQGNFKDRSDIHLGILGEILVAPQFALQPEIIYSSQGARSSSHELAELRGREVTFKVDYISLPVMLKYFIVPGLSIEAGPRFSFLIDSKAEATGSENASTLDITNKTEKFDLGVAGGLGYELPLGIFVQARYLRGFSNIYEDVDYRNSLIQLSIGYKY; this is translated from the coding sequence ATGATGATAAAAAGAATCTTTTTAATTTTTACATTATGCCTGTTGGGTTTACAGTTACAGGCGCAGGAATATTTTAAAGTTGGTTTAAAAGGCGGGGTTAATATTTCCGGCTTTGCAGGTAAGGATGCCATACAGGGTAACTTTAAAGACAGAAGCGATATTCATTTGGGAATATTAGGTGAGATTCTTGTGGCCCCCCAATTTGCCTTACAGCCTGAGATTATTTATTCCTCACAGGGAGCAAGGTCTTCTTCTCATGAGTTGGCTGAATTAAGGGGCCGGGAGGTCACTTTTAAAGTAGATTATATTTCCCTTCCCGTAATGCTGAAATATTTCATTGTGCCGGGACTAAGTATTGAAGCGGGGCCACGCTTTTCCTTTCTCATTGATTCCAAAGCCGAGGCGACGGGTAGTGAGAATGCTTCTACCCTTGATATTACCAATAAAACTGAAAAATTTGACCTGGGTGTGGCCGGCGGATTGGGCTATGAGCTTCCCCTGGGAATTTTTGTGCAGGCCAGATACCTAAGGGGTTTCAGCAATATTTATGAGGATGTTGATTACCGCAACTCACTCATACAATTGTCAATAGGATATAAATATTAG
- a CDS encoding DUF4097 domain-containing protein, which produces MRTTLYKLLFILALSPSLVFCTNSPQPDELKGRHTKEKKISKEFNVSPDALLKINNSYGNIDLATWDQNRVTIEVIIKTNGNDEEKVREKLEEINVEFNQTTSGVSARTRFTKENSSWWSSLFSGSSNVNMEINYIVRAPATNNVDFSNDYGNIFIDKLTGNAKINCDYGRMDIRELHGSNNQLNFDYSRNSHFGYINKAVINADYSEFTVDDAKTLKINADYTNSKIKRAELVEFSCDYGSLTIDKVKRIAGSGDYLSTKIGDIHHSADLSMDYGSLAIGKVIRGAGEVKINSDYTGLKIGYDREHAFQFSINANYANVKGMDNFEINKQNQGNTSKSYAGYHLNNSGNGNITITSSYGSISFQQL; this is translated from the coding sequence ATGAGAACAACATTATATAAACTACTATTTATCCTGGCTTTATCACCCAGCCTGGTGTTTTGCACCAACTCACCGCAGCCCGATGAATTGAAGGGCAGGCACACAAAAGAGAAAAAGATCTCCAAAGAATTCAACGTGTCACCAGATGCATTGCTAAAAATAAATAATAGCTATGGAAACATAGACCTTGCTACCTGGGATCAAAACCGGGTGACCATTGAGGTTATTATAAAGACCAATGGGAATGATGAAGAAAAGGTAAGGGAAAAACTGGAGGAGATCAATGTTGAATTTAATCAAACCACATCGGGGGTAAGCGCAAGGACCCGGTTTACAAAGGAAAACAGTTCCTGGTGGAGTTCCTTATTTAGCGGTAGCTCTAATGTGAATATGGAGATAAATTATATAGTAAGGGCTCCTGCAACAAATAATGTGGACTTTAGCAATGACTATGGAAATATCTTTATTGATAAATTGACCGGAAATGCAAAAATAAATTGTGACTATGGCAGGATGGATATAAGGGAACTTCACGGAAGCAATAATCAGCTTAATTTCGACTACTCCCGTAACAGCCATTTTGGATATATCAATAAAGCAGTGATAAATGCCGATTATTCTGAATTCACTGTAGATGACGCTAAAACTTTAAAGATCAATGCTGATTATACCAACTCAAAGATCAAACGCGCAGAGCTTGTGGAGTTTAGTTGCGATTATGGCAGCCTTACAATAGATAAAGTAAAACGAATCGCAGGCAGCGGAGATTATCTAAGTACTAAGATTGGAGATATACATCACTCTGCAGATCTTAGTATGGACTACGGCAGCCTTGCTATTGGAAAAGTCATACGAGGTGCCGGGGAAGTAAAAATAAATTCAGATTATACCGGGCTTAAAATAGGTTATGACAGGGAACATGCATTTCAGTTTTCTATTAACGCCAATTATGCCAATGTAAAAGGAATGGATAATTTTGAGATCAATAAACAAAACCAGGGTAATACCAGTAAAAGTTATGCCGGTTATCACCTAAATAATTCAGGTAACGGTAATATTACTATCACCTCCAGCTATGGAAGTATATCCTTCCAACAACTATAA
- the lpdA gene encoding dihydrolipoyl dehydrogenase translates to MSKYDIIVLGSGPGGYVTAIRASQLGFKTAVVEKESLGGVCLNWGCIPTKALLKSAQVFDYLNHAADYGLKVENADKDFGAVIKRSRNVADGMSKGVQFLMKKNKIDVIEGFGKLKSGKKIAVTDKNDKTTEYEAKHIIVATGARSRELPSLKQDGKKVIGYREAMTLDKQPESMIVVGSGAIGVEFAHFYNAMGTDVTVVEFLPNLVPLEDEEISKQFERSVKKAGIKVMTNSSVESVDTSGKKIKAKVKTKKGEETLEADIVLSAVGIKTNIENIGLEDLGIKTDKDKIVVNEWYQTNVDGIYAIGDVVAGPALAHVASAEGITCVEKIAGMHVEPIDYGNIPGCTYATPEIASVGMTEKQAKEAGYELKIGKFPFSASGKAKAAGTPDGFVKVIFDAKYGEWLGCHMIGAGVTDMIAEAVLGRKLETTGHEVLKTIHPHPTMSEAVMEAVAAAYDEVIHL, encoded by the coding sequence ATGAGTAAATATGATATCATTGTTTTAGGAAGTGGTCCCGGTGGATATGTTACTGCCATTCGCGCTTCACAATTAGGTTTTAAAACAGCCGTGGTTGAAAAGGAAAGCCTTGGAGGTGTTTGTCTTAACTGGGGTTGTATCCCAACCAAAGCACTTCTTAAAAGCGCCCAGGTGTTTGATTACCTAAACCATGCGGCCGATTATGGGTTAAAAGTTGAAAATGCCGATAAGGATTTTGGTGCAGTTATAAAGCGAAGCCGGAATGTGGCAGATGGAATGAGCAAAGGGGTTCAATTCCTTATGAAAAAAAATAAAATTGATGTTATTGAAGGCTTCGGAAAATTAAAATCCGGTAAAAAGATTGCGGTAACAGATAAGAATGATAAAACTACAGAGTACGAAGCCAAGCACATAATTGTCGCCACAGGTGCACGTTCCCGTGAATTGCCAAGCCTAAAGCAGGATGGTAAGAAAGTAATAGGATACCGCGAGGCTATGACCCTTGATAAGCAGCCGGAATCTATGATCGTTGTAGGATCTGGTGCTATTGGGGTGGAATTTGCCCATTTTTATAACGCGATGGGGACAGATGTTACAGTCGTGGAATTCCTACCAAACCTTGTGCCTCTTGAAGATGAGGAAATCTCAAAACAATTTGAGCGCAGTGTGAAAAAAGCCGGAATAAAAGTGATGACAAACTCCTCTGTAGAGAGCGTTGACACTTCCGGAAAAAAGATCAAGGCAAAGGTGAAGACCAAAAAAGGAGAAGAAACCCTTGAGGCAGATATTGTACTTTCTGCTGTTGGGATCAAAACAAACATTGAAAATATAGGCCTGGAAGACCTGGGCATCAAGACAGATAAGGATAAGATCGTAGTTAACGAGTGGTACCAGACCAATGTAGATGGCATTTACGCCATTGGTGATGTTGTTGCTGGTCCTGCACTTGCTCACGTTGCATCTGCTGAAGGTATTACCTGTGTAGAAAAGATCGCCGGTATGCACGTGGAACCAATCGACTACGGTAATATCCCGGGATGTACCTATGCAACTCCTGAAATAGCATCGGTTGGAATGACTGAAAAGCAGGCAAAAGAAGCAGGCTATGAATTGAAAATTGGAAAGTTCCCATTCTCAGCTTCAGGAAAAGCAAAAGCTGCCGGAACGCCAGATGGTTTTGTGAAAGTGATCTTTGACGCGAAATATGGAGAATGGTTAGGTTGCCACATGATTGGTGCCGGAGTGACAGATATGATCGCTGAGGCTGTTCTTGGAAGAAAACTTGAAACTACTGGGCACGAAGTCCTTAAAACCATCCACCCACACCCAACTATGAGTGAAGCGGTGATGGAAGCTGTAGCCGCCGCTTATGACGAGGTGATCCACTTGTAG
- a CDS encoding collagen-like protein: MKKIFTLLFMSVFALTSCSNDGPQGPPGPPGPQGPPGPGGGDAEIGTVIDLVGTFNAANDYSLLLDFNEENIEVFESDAVLVYMKTGEDGTADGAPVEVFRMLPQTYYINGEALQYNFDFTFFDVLIFLDGTVDLASLDTDYTNDRVFRVVIVPAEFAETMDTLNIDAVLKSLDIQEMDIKKANF, from the coding sequence ATGAAAAAGATTTTCACCTTACTATTTATGTCTGTTTTCGCATTGACCTCGTGTAGCAACGATGGCCCACAGGGACCTCCCGGGCCTCCGGGACCACAAGGCCCTCCGGGACCAGGTGGCGGTGATGCTGAAATAGGAACAGTTATTGACCTCGTTGGAACCTTCAACGCCGCCAATGATTACTCTTTACTTTTAGATTTCAATGAGGAGAATATAGAAGTTTTTGAATCTGATGCAGTTCTTGTTTATATGAAGACAGGCGAAGACGGTACTGCAGATGGTGCCCCCGTGGAAGTCTTTAGAATGCTTCCTCAAACGTATTATATCAATGGAGAAGCTTTGCAATATAACTTTGACTTTACATTTTTTGATGTACTTATATTTTTAGATGGCACAGTAGATCTGGCCTCTCTGGATACAGATTATACGAATGACAGGGTGTTTCGCGTAGTGATCGTACCTGCAGAATTCGCAGAAACTATGGATACATTAAACATAGATGCTGTACTTAAATCCCTTGATATCCAGGAAATGGACATTAAGAAAGCAAATTTCTAG
- a CDS encoding M48 family metallopeptidase: MRFRNLFIVVFTVLALAGCKTNPFTGERNLNFVSNEQLFPAAFAQYDQFLAENDVVTGTAEANTIKNVGQKIVTASERYLNANGYQGYLNDFAWEFNLVKDEAVNAWAMPGGKIVFYTGILPVAQDETGIAAIMAHEVAHSLADHGAQRMSAGQLQQLVGVAGSVAVSGRSEQTQQIFAQAYGLGSQLGVMLPFSRSHETEADRIGLTLMAIAGYEPMEAAELWKRMAAQAGGQGPPEFLSTHPASSTRINNITKWAPEAKAEARKYGVTSFK, from the coding sequence ATGAGATTTAGAAATTTATTTATAGTCGTATTTACAGTCCTTGCGCTGGCAGGCTGTAAAACCAATCCTTTTACAGGGGAGAGGAACCTTAATTTTGTATCCAACGAGCAGTTGTTCCCCGCTGCCTTTGCGCAGTATGACCAATTTCTTGCTGAAAATGATGTGGTGACCGGTACAGCTGAGGCGAATACTATAAAAAATGTCGGCCAGAAGATAGTAACCGCGTCAGAACGTTACCTGAACGCTAACGGGTACCAGGGATACCTGAACGATTTTGCCTGGGAATTCAATCTCGTTAAAGATGAGGCTGTCAATGCCTGGGCTATGCCGGGTGGTAAAATAGTTTTTTACACAGGAATATTGCCAGTGGCACAGGACGAAACTGGAATTGCAGCGATCATGGCTCATGAGGTTGCCCACTCTCTTGCAGATCATGGTGCTCAACGAATGAGTGCAGGGCAGCTGCAACAATTAGTTGGTGTGGCCGGTAGTGTAGCGGTAAGCGGAAGAAGTGAGCAAACCCAGCAAATCTTCGCACAGGCCTACGGTTTAGGTTCTCAACTTGGAGTGATGCTTCCTTTTAGCAGAAGCCACGAGACAGAAGCTGATAGAATTGGACTTACTTTAATGGCTATTGCCGGTTATGAGCCTATGGAAGCTGCAGAGCTTTGGAAGAGAATGGCTGCACAAGCCGGAGGTCAGGGTCCACCAGAATTTCTTAGTACTCACCCTGCTTCTTCTACCAGGATTAACAACATCACGAAGTGGGCTCCGGAAGCTAAGGCAGAAGCCAGGAAATACGGGGTTACTTCCTTTAAATAA
- the msrB gene encoding peptide-methionine (R)-S-oxide reductase MsrB: protein MKKIIILIIAIVASSCNSNAQQNSETKTKDYKVSKTEAEWKEILSPQEYAVLREAATERPHSSKLNDVNVPGIFVCAGCGNELYETKHKFESGTGWPSFDRPIEGGVAYGADSKLGYQRDEVHCADCGGHLGHVFDDGPRETTGKRHCINGVAMNFIPKE, encoded by the coding sequence ATGAAAAAGATTATAATATTGATTATTGCTATTGTAGCATCCAGCTGCAACAGCAATGCCCAGCAGAATTCAGAAACCAAAACAAAAGATTATAAGGTTTCAAAAACCGAAGCCGAATGGAAAGAGATCCTTTCACCACAGGAGTACGCCGTTTTGCGTGAGGCTGCTACCGAGAGGCCCCATTCCAGCAAACTCAATGACGTTAATGTCCCTGGAATATTCGTTTGCGCCGGCTGCGGAAATGAGCTTTATGAAACCAAACACAAATTTGAAAGCGGTACAGGTTGGCCAAGCTTTGACAGGCCAATTGAAGGAGGCGTTGCTTACGGTGCCGATTCCAAACTGGGATACCAGCGGGATGAAGTACATTGTGCCGATTGTGGCGGCCACCTGGGCCATGTGTTTGATGACGGCCCACGCGAGACTACAGGAAAGCGGCATTGTATCAATGGCGTTGCAATGAATTTTATTCCGAAGGAATAA
- a CDS encoding MFS transporter, with translation MKDLPKGSKKLLNAWAFYDWANSVYSLVISSAIFPIFYGAITIIKDDQGRILDDTVPFMGINFNNDSLISYVTALAFFVVSIISPILSGIADFVGNKKSFLKFFCYLGAVSCIGLYWFDLEYLWFGLLCYFLALIGFWASLVFYNSYLPDIAFKEQQDRISAKGFSLGYIGSVILLVICLVMILNYELFGFENEGIPTRLSFVLTGIWWIGFSQYTYYYLPQGNKATGLTRNVVFNGYRELRYIWRSLGNNLRLKRYLLAFFTYSMAVQTIMLIATYFGIEELDWGEQNATTGLIISILLIQLVAVAGATGTSKLAGKIGNVPTLIGLNIFWIAICVYAYYIMTPNQFYVAAACVGLIMGGIQALSRSTYSKMLPPTKDTASYFSFYDVSEKIGIVIGMLMYGIVAQVTGSVRDAILFLVVFFIAGVVLLLRVPKEKG, from the coding sequence ATGAAAGATCTCCCCAAAGGAAGTAAAAAGCTTCTTAATGCCTGGGCATTTTATGACTGGGCAAACTCTGTTTACAGCCTGGTAATTTCCAGCGCCATCTTCCCCATTTTTTACGGGGCAATAACAATCATTAAGGATGACCAGGGACGTATTCTTGACGATACCGTGCCCTTTATGGGGATCAATTTTAATAATGATTCCCTTATAAGTTATGTAACTGCCCTGGCATTTTTTGTAGTATCGATCATAAGTCCTATTCTCTCAGGGATTGCAGATTTCGTGGGCAATAAAAAATCCTTCCTTAAGTTCTTTTGCTATTTGGGGGCCGTCTCCTGTATAGGGTTGTACTGGTTTGACCTGGAATACCTGTGGTTTGGATTGCTTTGTTATTTTCTGGCCCTCATTGGTTTTTGGGCCAGCCTGGTATTCTATAATTCGTATTTGCCAGATATAGCTTTTAAAGAGCAACAGGATAGGATAAGTGCCAAAGGTTTTTCCCTGGGTTATATTGGCAGTGTGATCCTATTGGTGATTTGCCTGGTAATGATCCTTAATTATGAATTATTTGGGTTTGAGAATGAAGGAATTCCCACCAGACTCTCCTTTGTTTTGACAGGAATTTGGTGGATTGGCTTTAGTCAATACACCTATTATTATCTCCCTCAAGGTAATAAGGCCACAGGACTAACCCGCAATGTCGTTTTTAACGGCTACCGGGAGTTGCGATATATTTGGAGATCCCTGGGTAACAATTTACGCTTAAAGCGGTATCTATTGGCTTTCTTCACCTACAGTATGGCGGTACAAACAATTATGTTGATTGCGACTTATTTTGGAATAGAGGAGTTGGACTGGGGAGAACAAAATGCAACCACAGGATTAATAATTAGTATCCTACTTATACAGCTTGTTGCAGTGGCCGGAGCAACAGGGACATCGAAACTTGCCGGCAAAATAGGAAATGTTCCCACTCTCATTGGGCTCAATATATTTTGGATAGCTATTTGTGTATATGCTTATTATATAATGACCCCCAATCAATTTTACGTAGCTGCAGCCTGTGTTGGACTTATTATGGGTGGGATACAGGCATTATCACGTTCCACCTATTCAAAGATGTTACCACCTACAAAAGATACCGCCAGTTATTTTAGTTTTTACGATGTTTCAGAAAAAATTGGGATAGTGATAGGGATGCTTATGTATGGTATAGTGGCTCAGGTAACCGGCAGTGTGAGGGATGCGATCCTATTCCTTGTAGTCTTCTTTATTGCAGGGGTGGTATTGCTTTTAAGGGTTCCAAAAGAAAAAGGATAG
- a CDS encoding head GIN domain-containing protein yields MRKLVFLFSLLLSITSAQAQWWNSSKKITGNKEVVNQSRTVQDYDRINVTGMMDVQLVAGKEGKIDLEGESNLLEYIETEVSGGTLKISVEKGINLQPSRNYPIKIVVPFEDLDAVTLTGSGHIRGSDVISARSFKVSVTGSGNMNLDLDVEDLKGTVTGSGDVKLKGKARHLDCTVTGSGDFLAYDLRTQTTNASVTGSGDIEISVEDELQAKVSGSGDIRYKGNPQKQNFKTSGSGTVAKN; encoded by the coding sequence ATGAGAAAATTAGTATTCTTATTCAGCCTTTTGTTAAGTATAACATCTGCCCAGGCCCAGTGGTGGAACAGTTCAAAAAAGATCACTGGAAATAAAGAGGTTGTTAACCAATCAAGGACCGTCCAGGATTATGATCGTATAAATGTTACAGGTATGATGGATGTGCAACTCGTGGCAGGAAAGGAAGGAAAAATTGACCTTGAAGGGGAAAGCAATTTACTGGAATACATTGAAACAGAAGTTAGCGGTGGAACGTTGAAGATCTCTGTGGAAAAAGGTATAAACCTGCAGCCATCAAGGAATTACCCAATTAAAATCGTTGTTCCTTTTGAAGACCTTGATGCGGTAACCCTTACAGGTTCAGGGCATATTCGCGGGAGTGATGTGATAAGCGCCAGGAGTTTTAAAGTAAGTGTAACCGGCTCTGGGAACATGAACCTTGACCTTGATGTGGAAGATCTTAAAGGTACCGTAACCGGTTCCGGAGACGTGAAATTAAAAGGAAAAGCCAGGCATCTTGACTGCACTGTAACAGGATCTGGCGACTTCCTTGCTTATGATCTAAGGACGCAAACTACCAATGCTTCTGTTACCGGATCTGGAGATATTGAAATTTCTGTCGAAGACGAGCTGCAGGCAAAAGTTTCAGGTTCGGGAGATATTCGATATAAAGGCAATCCTCAAAAACAGAATTTTAAAACCTCAGGATCGGGTACGGTCGCAAAAAACTAA
- a CDS encoding Dph6-related ATP pyrophosphatase codes for MKKAYLNWSSGKDAAFALYTLQKNQAVKVEKLVTTINREIGRISMHGVRQQLLEMQARSIGLPLHQIFLKGNVSMSTYNQTMQEQVKLLKKEGFTHSVFGDIFLEDLKVYREEQLEKEDITAVFPLWKRDTRQLMQDFLDAGFKAITVCVNAKYLDESFCGRIIDREFIDSLPEGVDPCGENGEFHTFVYDGPIFKEPVKFEIGEKVQRTYQSSEKEDDNCFADKEKSWDTRFWYSDLIPV; via the coding sequence ATGAAAAAAGCATATCTTAACTGGAGTAGTGGTAAGGATGCTGCTTTTGCTTTATACACCCTTCAGAAAAACCAGGCTGTCAAAGTTGAGAAACTCGTTACCACCATAAATAGGGAGATTGGGCGCATTTCAATGCATGGAGTAAGGCAGCAACTTCTTGAGATGCAGGCAAGGAGTATAGGGCTTCCTCTACATCAAATATTCCTGAAAGGAAATGTTTCTATGAGCACCTATAATCAAACCATGCAAGAGCAGGTAAAACTTTTGAAAAAGGAGGGATTTACTCATTCTGTCTTTGGAGATATTTTCCTGGAGGATCTTAAGGTTTACCGGGAGGAACAGCTTGAAAAAGAAGACATCACAGCAGTATTCCCGTTGTGGAAGCGAGATACCCGGCAACTTATGCAAGATTTTCTCGACGCCGGGTTTAAAGCGATTACGGTATGTGTAAATGCGAAATATCTGGATGAATCTTTCTGCGGAAGGATCATCGACCGGGAGTTTATTGATTCATTACCCGAAGGGGTAGATCCTTGCGGGGAAAATGGCGAATTTCACACGTTCGTCTATGATGGACCAATCTTCAAAGAGCCTGTCAAATTTGAAATAGGGGAGAAGGTGCAAAGAACTTATCAGTCTTCAGAAAAAGAAGATGATAATTGTTTTGCAGATAAGGAGAAAAGTTGGGATACCAGGTTTTGGTATTCTGATCTAATTCCTGTTTAA
- the aroQ gene encoding type II 3-dehydroquinate dehydratase, translated as MKIIIINGPNLNLLGTREPETYGNKSFEDYFADLQFKFREVELSYFQSNIEGELIDQLQQANKDFDGIILNAAAYTHTSVGIGDAIKAIETPVVEVHISNTFSRESFRHTSYVSPNAKGVIIGFGLQSYDLAIHSFIGE; from the coding sequence ATGAAAATCATTATAATAAATGGCCCGAATCTTAATTTATTGGGAACCCGGGAGCCAGAAACATACGGTAATAAAAGCTTCGAGGATTATTTTGCCGACCTTCAATTCAAATTCAGGGAAGTGGAACTTTCTTATTTCCAAAGTAATATAGAAGGAGAACTTATAGATCAACTACAACAGGCAAATAAGGACTTTGACGGGATTATCCTCAATGCAGCCGCATATACTCACACTTCTGTGGGTATTGGGGACGCAATTAAAGCAATAGAAACCCCGGTGGTTGAAGTACATATATCCAATACCTTTTCCAGGGAAAGCTTTCGGCATACCTCTTACGTTTCACCCAATGCCAAAGGAGTGATCATTGGCTTCGGGTTGCAGAGTTATGATCTTGCCATACATAGTTTTATTGGAGAATAA
- a CDS encoding alpha/beta hydrolase: protein MTKKQKENTPVQVLLTPKYILVAGKILTAISPFLASRFAAKLFLTPHKYKLPEREKEMDRNSSQIVEEVPGINREIVVYRYGDPAAGKKVLLAHGWSGRGTQMPKLAAALVKENYEVVSFDAPGHGKAPGKMSMMPFFIEAIHHLDNTHGPFHAAIGHSLGGMSLLRAAKEGLALEKLVIIGTANSVTHITYEFARNMKLNEEVARKMKSYFDEKYGMDMDNLSGAFSAESVNIPTLVVHDKNDVDVHFSSAYEIRDKLKNGELFLTEGLGHRKILGDQKVINKITTFIAV from the coding sequence ATGACTAAAAAGCAAAAAGAGAATACCCCGGTACAGGTGCTTTTAACGCCTAAATATATTTTAGTGGCCGGAAAGATCCTTACCGCAATCTCACCTTTCCTGGCAAGCCGGTTTGCCGCGAAATTATTTTTGACCCCTCACAAATACAAGCTACCTGAAAGGGAAAAGGAGATGGACAGGAATTCCTCGCAAATCGTGGAGGAGGTTCCCGGTATAAATAGGGAGATCGTGGTTTATCGCTATGGTGATCCTGCTGCGGGCAAGAAGGTATTATTGGCTCACGGCTGGAGCGGCAGGGGGACTCAAATGCCGAAACTGGCAGCTGCGCTGGTAAAAGAGAATTATGAAGTAGTAAGTTTTGATGCCCCGGGCCATGGTAAGGCCCCGGGAAAAATGAGCATGATGCCGTTCTTTATAGAAGCTATCCACCATCTTGATAACACCCATGGGCCTTTTCACGCTGCAATTGGCCATTCTCTTGGGGGTATGTCCCTTTTACGTGCAGCAAAAGAGGGACTGGCTTTAGAAAAACTGGTAATAATTGGTACCGCAAACAGTGTTACACATATTACGTACGAATTTGCCAGGAACATGAAACTTAATGAAGAAGTAGCACGAAAAATGAAATCATATTTCGACGAAAAATATGGGATGGATATGGATAATCTCTCCGGAGCTTTTTCTGCTGAAAGTGTGAACATCCCAACCCTGGTGGTCCATGATAAGAACGATGTGGATGTCCACTTTAGCTCGGCATATGAAATAAGGGACAAGCTCAAGAACGGCGAATTATTTTTAACAGAAGGGCTGGGACATCGCAAAATCCTGGGAGATCAAAAAGTAATTAACAAAATCACAACGTTCATCGCGGTATAA